Proteins encoded together in one Telopea speciosissima isolate NSW1024214 ecotype Mountain lineage chromosome 6, Tspe_v1, whole genome shotgun sequence window:
- the LOC122664713 gene encoding uncharacterized protein LOC122664713 has translation MAATANSASLESSIPVSADDLTAKAVHKRYEGLVTVRTKAIKGKGAWYWAHLEPILVHNSDTGLAKAVKLRCSLCDAVFSASNPSRTASEHLKRGTCPNFSSVAKPISSVSPTPITTLASPSSSHHLQPHHHHPNHRKRSLSLPGSGGGSGTSSYHVPPLAMVDPSRLCADLCYSSATVVSTSSAAAALPPPQQPQQQHLMLSGGKEDLGALAMLEDSVKKLKSPKTSPSPTLSKNQIDSALNLLADWLYESCGAVSFSSLEHPKFRAFLNQVGLPAISRKEFAGSRLDAKFEEAKTESEARITDAMFFQVASDGWQPKHSGFVGGENLVNLTVNLPNGTSVYRKAVLSNGPVPSKHAEEILWETITGICGSVVQRCVGIVADKFKAKALRNLENQNHWMVNLSCQLQGFISLIKDFSRELPLFKTVTVNCLKLANFFNSESQVRNCFQKYQLQELEHAELLRVPPPEFENTKNFVSVYAMLEDILSSAQALQQVVLDDSYKVACVEDPVAREVAEMIGDMGFWTNLEAVHSLVKLIRGMAQEIEAERPLVGQCLPLWDVLRTKVKEWCAKFNIAEEPVEKVIEKRFKKNYHPAWSAAFILDPLYLMRDTSGKYLPPFKYLTLEQEKDVDKLITRLVSREEAHIALMELMKWRSEGLDPLYAQAVQVKQRDPMTGKMKIANPQSSRLVWETCLSEFKSLGKVAVRLIFLHATSCGFKCNWSFLRWVCSHSHSRAGMERAQKMIFIAAHSKLERRDFSTEDDKDAEMFALENGEDDVLNEVFVDPSSV, from the coding sequence ATGGCAGCCACTGCCAATAGTGCTTCGTTAGAGTCCTCGATTCCGGTTTCGGCAGACGACCTCACGGCAAAGGCAGTACACAAGCGCTATGAGGGGTTGGTGACGGTAAGGACCAAAGCCATAAAGGGTAAAGGAGCTTGGTACTGGGCACACCTGGAGCCCATACTCGTTCATAATTCCGATACTGGCCTCGCTAAAGCCGTCAAGCTCCGGTGTTCGCTTTGCGATGCTGTGTTCTCTGCTTCGAACCCGTCTCGCACTGCTTCAGAGCATCTCAAGAGGGGTACTTGTCCCAATTTCAGTTCCGTTGCCAAGCCCATCTCCTCCGTTTCACCTACTCCTATCACTACCCTCGCCTCTCCTTCTTCGTCTCATCATCTCCAGCCTCACCACCATCATCCCAACCACCGCAAACGCAGTTTATCTTTGCCCGGTTCCGGCGGCGGTAGTGGAACTTCCTCCTACCATGTCCCACCACTTGCCATGGTCGATCCTTCCCGCTTGTGCGCTGACCTCTGTTATTCCTCCGCAACAGTAGTTTCTACTTCAAGTGCTGCTGCAGCTTTGCCTCCACCTCAACAGCCTCAGCAGCAGCATTTGATGCTGTCGGGTGGGAAGGAAGACTTGGGTGCTCTCGCTATGCTTGAAGATAGCGTGAAAAAGCTCAAAAGTCCCAAGACCTCCCCAAGCCCAACCCTTAGCAAGAACCAGATTGACTCCGCTCTGAACCTCCTCGCTGACTGGCTCTATGAATCCTGTGGTGCTGTCTCTTTCTCAAGCCTCGAGCACCCAAAGTTCCGAGCATTCCTTAACCAGGTGGGTCTTCCCGCAATCTCTCGCAAGGAGTTTGCAGGTTCCAGGTTGGATGCCAAGTTCGAAGAAGCCAAAACCGAGTCAGAAGCGAGGATTACGGATGCGATGTTCTTCCAAGTGGCCTCTGATGGTTGGCAACCTAAGCATTCGGGCTTTGTTGGTGGAGAGAACTTGGTGAATTTGACGGTGAACCTTCCCAATGGAACCAGCGTGTATCGAAAAGCGGTGCTCTCGAACGGCCCTGTTCCGTCAAAGCATGCCGAGGAGATTCTGTGGGAGACGATCACCGGCATATGTGGGAGTGTTGTGCAACGCTGTGTGGGGATCGTTGCTGACAAGTTTAAGGCCAAGGCATTGAGAAATTTGGAGAATCAGAACCATTGGATGGTTAATCTCTCTTGTCAACTTCAGGGGTTTATTAGCCTTATAAAGGACTTTAGCAGAGAGCTTCCACTCTTCAAAACCGTTACTGTCAATTGCCTGAAGCTTGCTAATTTCTTCAACTCTGAGTCCCAAGTTCGGAACTGCTTCCAGAAGTACCAATTGCAGGAGCTTGAACATGCTGAGTTGCTTCGGGTGCCTCCACCCGAGTTTGAGAACACTAAGAACTTCGTTTCTGTGTATGCCATGTTGGAGGACATTTTGTCTTCTGCCCAGGCACTTCAGCAAGTTGTGTTGGATGACTCGTACAAGGTTGCCTGCGTGGAAGACCCAGTTGCGAGGGAGGTTGCCGAGATGATTGGGGACATGGGATTTTGGACTAATTTAGAGGCAGTTCACTCCCTTGTGAAGCTCATTAGAGGGATGGCTCAGGAGATTGAGGCAGAGAGGCCGTTGGTCGGACAATGTCTCCCACTTTGGGATGTACTAAGGACAAAAGTGAAGGAATGGTGTGCCAAATTTAACATTGCAGAAGAACCTGTAGAGAAGGTTATTGAAAAGAGGTTCAAGAAGAACTACCATCCAGCTTGGTCAGCTGCCTTCATACTTGACCCGCTATACTTGATGAGAGACACTAGTGGAAAGTACCTCCCACCCTTCAAGTACTTGACACTTGAGCAGGAGAAGGATGTGGACAAGCTCATAACCAGGTTAGTATCCAGGGAGGAGGCCCATATTGCTCTGATGGAGCTCATGAAATGGAGGTCAGAAGGGCTTGATCCGTTGTATGCACAAGCTGTCCAGGTTAAGCAGCGAGACCCCATGACAGGAAAGATGAAAATTGCAAATCCCCAGAGCAGTAGATTGGTGTGGGAAACATGTCTCAGCGAATTCAAGTCACTGGGGAAAGTTGCAGTGAGGCTTATTTTTCTCCATGCAACCTCGTGTGGTTTCAAGTGCAACTGGTCGTTCTTGAGGTGGGTGTGTTCCCATAGCCACTCAAGAGCCGGCATGGAGAGGGCCCAGAAGATGATATTCATTGCAGCCCATTCCAAGCTTGAAAGGAGAGATTTTTCCACCGAGGACGACAAGGACGCAGAGATGTTCGCTTTGGAAAATGGTGAGGATGATGTGCTCAATGAGGTCTTTGTTGACCCATCCTCGGTGTAa